Part of the Ictalurus punctatus breed USDA103 chromosome 9, Coco_2.0, whole genome shotgun sequence genome is shown below.
TTTTAATTTGAAGGCACCTGGATCATTGAGCCTGAAGTGACAACCCTGGCAAATCCTAACACTACAAAGACGGCCTGGTTCACAGATGCCCCTGTTGGTCTTCCAGAACATTCTGTTACCCAGTTTGTTACTTTTGATAATGAGTCCGAAGCATCTGGCCACATCACTGAAGCTCCTTTGCCACACACCACCCAAATCACTGAGACTCAACCCTATCCGGTCATCATCAAATCTTCTGGCTCACAGGAAGATCAGAAAGTTGAGACTACAACAATCGGTGAAGTGGCACAGCCAGTGACCACTGTACCTCCAGCTGTGAAACCACCAGTGGTGCCAACGTATGAGGAAGAATACACAACCACGGTATATTACGAGGATGACAACGGAGAATCATCTGTCATAGACcaagatgaagatgaaactACAGTTCTTGTTGAAACCGTGACAACTGGAGCACCTGATATGGAGACCACACCACTGCTTCTGACGACAACAACACTGGCTAGTAATTTAGCTGATACTGAAGCTTCAGGTGATGCTGTTGAATCCACTACTGTTTTTGGTAGTGATGTTGAAGAAATCATCATTCCAGAGAAGCTTGACCCAAACCTGGAGAAACCAACAATGGTAAGAGGACTTGTATTGTATTAACATATTGTAGAGGGTAAAAGTAATTTGTTAACCATATATAAAGGTTAATGTACATACTATATAAAGCATGcccattaagaaaaaaaaaatccaaaatatctCACACCATTACTTTCCTATGGCAGAATGATGACTTTAACTTTGAGAGTGAAATCCCTATCAAGCCGAGACGAAAAACGGAGCTGTCTGGGTCTGATTTTGCTCGAGGCGGCGCTTCTGACAACGATAGCTTACTTGAAAGGAAAGAGGTCCTGGCAGGTATGTGTTATATTAAACCCACATTGTTCCAATACTGTGATATTGGTATTTGGATCCAGTGGAACATGCTGGCTTTTTCAGCTTTTAAAAACCTTCATTTATAATGCATGAGTCAGTTCGTTTTCTCATTCAACATTTATTCCATACTTCCATCGGTGTCATAGTACAAAATAACTTTAAGAGGATGAGGTCATTTCAAAAGATGAGGACTCATCTTTTCCATGTTGTCTTCACAGGTGTCATTGCAGGTGGTGTGGTGGGCTTGGCTTTTGCCATCATGCTTGTTGCTCTAATGGTCTACCGCATGAAGAAGAAGGATGAGGGTAGTTATGCACTAGACGAGCACAAACACCCCAATGGAGGCTACCAGAAACCACAGAAACAGGAAGAGTTCCTGGCATAAAGACTCTTAAACATATCGTCTCTATCTCTTGATTCTATGCTTGACTGCCACTTAAAACTTCCCAACTCACCAGATTCCACATGCTTGGTgacccttttttgttttgtttttgttttatgtcgACGTTGGATTTGCAACACATCGGATTTGTGCTTGAATTGGTTGGTTGATCTCCAGGAAAGGTTTGCTTGTGTttctttagggtttttttttttctttctttctaatggATTCTCACACTGTGGATTGAGACTGTCTTCATGAGCCCTAGTTCTGAGTGAGGGACTGTGGAGctggcttttttatttttttatttttgtgttaggGCTCTGCTTTCTACCAGTGCTGGGGAACCACAGCAAACGTGAACCGGCTTCTCATTTCCACCGTGCCTTATTTCCTGTCCCAGCGAATTGAAGCGCACACTGTGCAGTAGCGAGAGCGCCTCACCAATTGTTTGTTGCCTTGGTAACGGATAGTTGCCATAGGGACGGAAAACATGGATTGCACTTTTGACATGCAAACATTACAATCCTCAATTACAATCACTGTTTGCTTGGAACTGATTGTGTTTCTGCTTCGCCTGGGCTCTCTTACTTTCACTTGTTGAAATCATGTTCCACGGTATTTTATCACTCGTGCGTGGAAGGAGAGCTGCCTCGCTTAACAAGTGGAATTCCTTTCCATTTCCTCATCGTTTTGTACTGGCTCTGAAGATGGCATGTCCGAACAAGCAAGGCAGAATTGGTATTGGGGAAATTGTACGAATTGGTGATTAGACATGACTGTCCTCTTATCGCTGTATTTCCTAGGGGGTTAAATAAGTTTTGATGTTCTGTATACCTTAAATTCTTAAATACACTGTATGGAATTTCTGAAAAAGTACACAAATCCAgcttttggtttttttgtttgtttgttttttgtttttttttggctactcCAGCTCTTTGTACATATGCTAGTGGACCAAATTGCCGGCTTGAAAACCTTT
Proteins encoded:
- the LOC108270238 gene encoding syndecan-1, which encodes MRLRRVTALVVCLCLWIPVAQSYAAPEDQDGSGDDDEFSGSGSGEDGTWIIEPEVTTLANPNTTKTAWFTDAPVGLPEHSVTQFVTFDNESEASGHITEAPLPHTTQITETQPYPVIIKSSGSQEDQKVETTTIGEVAQPVTTVPPAVKPPVVPTYEEEYTTTVYYEDDNGESSVIDQDEDETTVLVETVTTGAPDMETTPLLLTTTTLASNLADTEASGDAVESTTVFGSDVEEIIIPEKLDPNLEKPTMNDDFNFESEIPIKPRRKTELSGSDFARGGASDNDSLLERKEVLAGVIAGGVVGLAFAIMLVALMVYRMKKKDEGSYALDEHKHPNGGYQKPQKQEEFLA